In Candidatus Eisenbacteria bacterium, the genomic window GGCTTGGAGGATGATGGAACGCTTGGATTCACACTTCTCGATCTCATCGATCATTGGGCTTTTTCGCACGGCCTGCTGATCGTCGGCCTCATCGAATGCCTCCTCATTGGATGGATCTACGGCGTGAAGAAAATCCGTCAAACGATCAATATGAATTCCCGATACACCCTTGGATCGGGTTTTGATTTTCTAATCAAGTTTATCATTCCCGCTCTTATTCTCTTTGTGCTCGTGGCCTCCGTCGTCAATGAGATTCGGGAGGGGCTCTATGGATCAGCCTTCCGCGCCAACTTCACAAAGCCCTGGGGTTGGCTGCAGATCCTCCCGCACCTGGCTCTTTTTGCATGGATTACAATTAGTGTGGGCGGGGCCGCGGTGCTGACTCTTATGCGGGGTTATAAGAACGAAGAATCCTCGGGTGAGTTGAAAGATTATCCGGGAGGGGAATCATGATGCGTTCCTTCATTACTCTTGCCGCCGCCGCTGTCCTCCTCGGCGTTCTCCCGCTGAAGGCCTTGGAGCTTGCCGTAAATCCTGAAGTTCCCGCGGAAGGCGAACCGGCAAGCATCACCGTGACATGGAACGAGGCGCCGGTCGCGGGCGCCACTGTCAAAGCCCTCTATCGCCCGAATAGCGAAGTCTCGGTGGAGAATGAATTGGGGACGACGGATAGTTTCGGCCGCATCGCCTGGCAGCCCCGGGATGCCGGTCTGGTTTCGCTGACGGCGGCCGGCGCCGGTGAAACGGTCCATCGGGATGTTTCGGTTCGCTTCTCCGGTGTTCCCTGGCGCGGTCTGATGGTCCTTCTTCTGGCCGGGCTCATTCTCTTCGGCGGAAACGCAATGTTTATTATAAAAACTCTTCAGGCCAAGGAGTAGCCGGGGGCCGGGAAGTCACCGGCCGGTTTCAATCGCCATGGGTCATATCCCCCGGAATGCGTGCGGCTTCCGGGGTTTCATTATACCTTGATCTTTATCTATTAATCGTCGATCCGGAATCGAGGAAACCCGGACTGGGGACGATAATTAATTTGTACCCATCCTGATATTCGACTTGAACACGTAGCGCCGCCCGGAACCGCTTGCAACAGGAGATGACCTTTGAATCGAATCCTGAAGATCTCCTGCGCCCTGCTGCCGGGTCTGCTTGCCGCCGGGTGTTCGTTTGAGGAGCCTCAAGCACCGTCATTCGAAACGAATATCTATATCCCTCTGGGCACAGAGAGAGCGACGGGGCTGGATCTTCTTGAAGAAGAGAATATCAGTGGGGATTCCACCGGTGTCGAGCCGCTGCAATTTTCAATGAAAGGCGGCCTGGATCGTTTTGAAGCGGCGGCGCTGCTCGACCTGACGCTCAGTCCGGCTCATTTCTCATCGACCATCAGCGATATCGGCATTGAACCGCCAGAAGAAATCCGGATCGATTACACGCTTGGGGACCTCTCCGGTCTTTCGCTGCCTCCCGGCGGGACGCATCTCATCGTTGAGCCCTTTACCTTTTCGCCCGTCCGTACCGAGCTTTCCGATCAAGAGACTTTTGAGTGGATACGGCTTGCGCAGGGAAGGATCGATATACAGATCACGAATGATTTAGCCGTTCCGGTCGGCGGGGGTTCCGGCGATCCGGTCTCGTTGAGCCTCTCTCTCTGGAATCGCGATGTTGAAGAGAAGGCCTTCGAAGTTTCCCTTGTGGGCGGCTTGGCCCCGGCGCAAACAGCCACCTGGTCGGTTGATCTATCCGGCATTGATCTTCGGGATCGTTTGGATATTGAATTCGGCGGCGGCAGCTCCGGCAGCGGGGGAGATCCGGTCTGGGTTGAAGCGGCGCAATCGCTCGGGATCAGCCTCTTGTTTCACGACCTGGAGCCCGACTCGGTTATTGCCGCTGTCGGTCCTCAATATGCCGCCGTTACGGGTGGAGTCGCCCTGCCGGGCGATATCCGGATCGATGAAGGTGAAATTCAAGAAGGTTTGATTCATCTGCAGGTTCAGAATGAACTGCCCCTTCAGGCCTATGCCGATTTAACATTCCCTGAGCTTTGGAATGAGCGGGGAGACAATATCACGCAACGGATCGCATTGCCCTCGTCGCAATCGGGGCCGGATGGCCCGGCCGAAGTGACGATTGATCTGGCGGGTGCGATATGGGGCAGCGCCTCCGGTGCGGTCGGTGATACGCTCCATTATCAATTGGATATCGAGACAATGGGGAGTTACGGAGTGTCCGCCTCGCTCGGCCGCCGGCAGGCGGTCGTTGCCGAGATTGATCAAACCACAGTGTCATTTCGGTGGATACGGGGTTCCGCCGACAACCGCGAGATCGAGATAGAGTCATCGGAGACAGAGATCGACCCGCCTGAGGGGATTGCGGAACTCGATTTTCTGAAGGCCGATCTCATGATTGATATCTTGAGTAGCGTCGGTTTGACCGCCGCCACCCATCTTGTTCTCGAAGCATTGGATCTATCAGGCGCGACACTCGCGATCCTTCCCCTGGAGATGACGGTGCTTCCAGGAAACCTTTCGAATCCGGGCCGGAGCACACTCGTTCTCAATGAGACCAACTCCGATGTGCTTGAAATCATCCGCAGCCGTCCCGATCGCCTTCGGGTCGGCGGCTCGTTGTTGGTCGGGCAACCGGGCGAATCCGCGACGATTTCACGCGAAGATTGGGTGGAAGGGTCATATACCCTTGTCGCTCCCCTGCGGGTCATCGTGGGACAAGTCCGGCACACGGCAGACCCTTACAGTATTACATTATCGGATGAGGAGCAGGATCGGATTCTACAGGATCTCCCGGCAGCCGTCATTGAAGGCACCGTGGAAAACCATCTTCCGGTGGGCATCACGGCCCGTTTTATTTTTGCCGATCAGGAAGAGGCTTTGGAAATTCAACCCGGGCTCGAACTCGAATCGATCGAAGTTGACTCGGGGCAATTTGACAGCAGTACGGGGCGGGTTATTGAAGCGGTTATCTCTTCATTCCGGATTGAACTGGATCAAAATGATATCGCTTTCTTCGCCAAGGATGAGGTTTGGGGTCTTATCGAGGTTGTCTTGAAAGGAGACGGTCTGACACCGGTGGAGTTCACCGCCACTGATTATGTTGAAGTGAAGGGGATCCTCAGCATGCGGATGAGGGTGGAATCATGAGCCGGCGCCTTTTCCTTTGTTGCCTTTTAATGGTCATGCCTGCTTCCGTTTTTGCGCAAGGGAAGGCGGTGGGGATGGCCGGCGCTTATAGCCTGGCCGCCCGCGGCGCCGAAGCGCCCTCCTGGAATCCGGCGACACTGGCCTGGTCGAGTCAGTTGCACATTCAAATCGCCTCTATCCGCCTTCTGGCGACGAATAACAGCTTCAGTTACAGCGACTACAAACGCTGGAACGGCAAGACCTGGGATGACCAAGACAAAGCGAAAATCCTCGCCTCGATCCCCGGACCGAATTTCGAAATTCAAGCTGATACAAAAGTCATGATTCCCGGCCTCGCCTGGGGTTCCTGGGCCGTCACCGCCGAGACGCATGGCGGCGGCAAGGCGGGCGTTCCGAAAGAATTCGCGAGATTGGTCTTTTTCGGCAACACCCCGGAAGAGGCCTTTGATTTGGATGGCGCCGGGGGCGAAGGGTTGGCCTATTCGGAATACCGGATCAGCCACGCGCGTCCCATCGGAAGTTATAAAACCTGGGATCTCGTCGCGGGGGGATCGTTCAAGTATTTGCAGGGCTGGGCCTATGCCGAGGTGACGGAAGCCTCCGGTGAGCTGGTCACAACAATCGATGCCCTGAAGGGTCATGGCATTGTCGAGGAACTCACATCCCTCGGCGGCTCCGGCTTCGCTTTTGATTTCGGTGTGGCCGCCAAACGTGACGACGGCTGGCAAGCCGGTCTCGCGCTGCGCAACCTCTTTGGATCGATCAAGTGGACTAAAGAGACAAAGTGGTATCGCCAGACGGTCGATGCCGACAGCGTCACCCTCAATGATTTCGAGGATGATTCCGACGCCGTCGTCGATACATCGGAGGATGGCCCGGCTCCGGATTTCAGCCGGTCGCTGGCGCCATCGCTGACATTGGGGATTGCGCGGCCCACCGCCTGGGCCTATCTGGAGATGAATATCGAGCAGGGTCTGCAGAAGGGTCCGATGACCACCACCACACCGCGCCTTTCGCTCGGCCTCGCCCGTTCTCTCTGGTGGCGTTTTCAGGGGCGGATGGGTCTTGCGTTCGGCGGCATTGACGGGCCGGTCCTGGCCTTTGGTTCGGGTCTGAATCTCTGGGGCATTGAATTGGAAGGCGCCTATTACTCGACTGGAACGTTAAACCCCTTTTCCGGCAAGGGCGCCGGGGTGGGCTTTTCTATCGGGTATCGTTAATATTGTTAAACCACTTTCTCTTTTCAGGAGAATCCTCCTGCTCCTCACACCTCGTCGGCATCCCCTTGATGATGCGACCGGATCCACTTTAACATTTGGAGCAGATGCCGTCTTGCCCAGGCTGGGGAGATAATTTCGACACGGCGCCCCCATTGCAGCGTCCACAGGAGAACTTCATCCGGTTCCGATGTTGTGATGACGAGGTCCAATCCGCCGTCCATTCTGTTTTGCAGCTCAACTCCCTGTGGCCAGTCCATCGAATTGATCTTTTGTGAAAGGTCGGGAAGGAAGCGCAATCTTAATGTTGTCGGCCCATCCGGCGCCACGGCCGGCGCCTCGCTTGTTGCCTCGCCCGTTGTTTCGGCCTGTGTCTCGCCCCGTCTCTCTGTCCGGTTCTCAGCCGATGCGTCAGGGAGGGGCGCTCGGGGAACGCCCCTGCGGCGAACCTTATCGCCGCCTTTGCGCGTCGTCATTGGTGTGACGGCGGGCTGCGAGAGCGAGGCGACAAGATCCTTCATCTTAAGCGCGATAGGATCGGGCAGAACATGCCCCAGCTTCAAAAAAATCTGCTGCAGCAAGCCTTCATAGGGTGTCTCCCGATACGTGTCGAGGGTCCAATCTCCCGCCAAGACAGCGAGCAGATCTCCCTCGGTAATCTTGACCTCCAGCGGTGGGATATATTTCATATCGGTATATTCATAGCCATGGCGGGAGGCGTTCCAGCGGATCGGACCACCCTGCTCGCGCAGATACTCGATATCCCTTTGAATCGTCCGGATCGAAACATTCAAATCCCTGGCCAGCGAGGGGGCGCTCGGGTAGGTGTGGGATCGGACGGCCCGATCCAAACGCAGCAGACGCACCAGTGGAATTCGGCGTTTATCCATCCTATACCTCCCTGCCAAACCTCCCCCTTGACACTCTTCCGACACAGTTTCACTCTTATTGTCTATGCCAGCCAATCTTACGCCAGAATATATCCGCTTGGACGGTTTACTGAAAGAGGCGAAGACGCCCGAGGAAAAGCTGCCGATTCTCCGAGAGATGCTGCGCGTCATCCCTAAACACAAGGGAACAGACAAGATGCAGGCGGATCTCAAGCGCCGCATCTCGAAATTTCAGGAAGCCGCGGACCAGAGAGGGAAGGCCGGAGGACGGGTTGATCCCTTTCATGTGCCCACCGAAGGGGTGGGGCAGGTCGTGCTGGCCGGCCCTCCCAACAGCGGGAAATCCTCTATCCTCGATATTCTAACGAGCGCCAAGCCGGCGATCGCCGATTTTCCCTTCACCACGGTCCTGCCCCAGCCGGGAATGGTTCCTTTTGAGGATATCCAAATCCAACTGGTTGATGCACCGCCGCTGGCGAGGGAATCGCTTCCTCCGGGGATCTTTAATCTCTACCGCACCGCCGATCTCATCGTCATCGCTGTTGATCTGACGGATGACGATCCCGTGGCGCAGGCGCGGGAGATTATCAATCTTTTGGATGAGCGGCTGATCACACTGGTCGATCACCGCCAAGAAACGCTGGATCCGAGCCGCGACGCACGGGTGCACCGCCGGGCGATGATCTTCGGGTGCAAGGCGGATGAGCCGGGTACGGATGAAAAAGCCAAGGCGCTGGCTGAATCGATGCAGCCGATTGAGGTGATTAAGTTTTCCTGTCTCGATGATGACGTCGTCGAAACAATTCCCGGCAAGTTTTACAAAGCGCTGAGGATGATCCGGATTCATACGAAAAAACCGGGTTATAAATTCA contains:
- a CDS encoding WYL domain-containing protein, with protein sequence MDKRRIPLVRLLRLDRAVRSHTYPSAPSLARDLNVSIRTIQRDIEYLREQGGPIRWNASRHGYEYTDMKYIPPLEVKITEGDLLAVLAGDWTLDTYRETPYEGLLQQIFLKLGHVLPDPIALKMKDLVASLSQPAVTPMTTRKGGDKVRRRGVPRAPLPDASAENRTERRGETQAETTGEATSEAPAVAPDGPTTLRLRFLPDLSQKINSMDWPQGVELQNRMDGGLDLVITTSEPDEVLLWTLQWGRRVEIISPAWARRHLLQMLKWIRSHHQGDADEV
- a CDS encoding 50S ribosome-binding GTPase; its protein translation is MPANLTPEYIRLDGLLKEAKTPEEKLPILREMLRVIPKHKGTDKMQADLKRRISKFQEAADQRGKAGGRVDPFHVPTEGVGQVVLAGPPNSGKSSILDILTSAKPAIADFPFTTVLPQPGMVPFEDIQIQLVDAPPLARESLPPGIFNLYRTADLIVIAVDLTDDDPVAQAREIINLLDERLITLVDHRQETLDPSRDARVHRRAMIFGCKADEPGTDEKAKALAESMQPIEVIKFSCLDDDVVETIPGKFYKALRMIRIHTKKPGYKFIKSAPYILPAGSTIMDAAKEIHKDFAEQLKEARVWGSAKHDGQAVMRDHILADKDIVEFHV